In Gammaproteobacteria bacterium, one DNA window encodes the following:
- a CDS encoding NnrU protein encodes MFLLIAGLLLWSLVHLFTSVAPQQRQRLRAGLGAQVYRAFYSALILLSLVLIVFGWRNSPPVSLYAPPGWGYLLTPVMMLLALVLLVAANAPGHIRQMLRHPMLTGVVVWALAHLLVNGESRSLFLFGTLAVWAILEMLLINRRDGPRPPVAATWSADIVAVAGGIVLFAALGWLHPVFTGRAALPF; translated from the coding sequence ATGTTCTTACTGATCGCCGGCCTGCTGCTGTGGTCGCTCGTTCACCTGTTTACGAGCGTCGCACCACAGCAGCGACAGCGATTGCGCGCGGGGCTCGGCGCGCAGGTTTATCGGGCTTTTTATTCGGCGCTGATACTGCTGTCCCTCGTCCTGATCGTATTCGGCTGGCGCAACAGCCCGCCAGTCTCTCTCTACGCCCCGCCAGGCTGGGGCTACCTGCTGACGCCGGTAATGATGCTGCTCGCCCTGGTGTTGCTTGTTGCTGCAAACGCACCAGGGCATATCCGCCAGATGTTGCGCCATCCAATGTTGACGGGTGTCGTCGTCTGGGCGCTGGCCCATCTGCTTGTCAATGGCGAGAGCCGCTCACTGTTTCTGTTCGGGACACTGGCCGTCTGGGCAATCCTGGAAATGCTTCTTATCAATCGTCGTGACGGACCACGACCTCCGGTAGCCGCAACCTGGTCCGCCGACATTGTTGCCGTGGCCGGCGGCATTGTGCTTTTCGCAGCACTCGGGTGGCTGCACCCGGTTTTTACCGGCAGGGCCGCACTGCCTTTCTAG
- a CDS encoding glycosyltransferase, with amino-acid sequence MLNDLTVIVTIASRRHGNMDEVFAAYDEALRPHVQDLSYVFVVDGGHDAAATALDAIAASNPAVRVIKLNHAFGESTALSIGFDAADSEWLLTLPPYLQIEPASMHKLLDQAGSHDLLSARRWPIRGHLLNRISNKLFNRAVLAMTGLPFRDLGCGVRLLRKTVSTEVPVYGALHRFLPITASQRGFSCVEVSLPQAQQDKELRVHGPSTYIKRLIDLLTVFFLVKFTKRPLRFFGMAGSVSIAAGVAVLALTIFQRLVMSMALADRPLMLLGLVLAVLGVQLFAVGLVGELVIFMHARELKEYTVLKTLNLEQATDDEDRPGRQAG; translated from the coding sequence GTGCTTAACGACCTGACCGTCATTGTCACCATTGCTTCACGCCGACACGGCAACATGGACGAGGTATTTGCCGCTTACGACGAAGCGCTGCGCCCGCACGTGCAGGACCTGAGCTATGTATTCGTGGTCGACGGTGGTCATGACGCCGCAGCGACTGCGCTCGATGCAATAGCCGCAAGCAATCCTGCCGTGCGGGTGATCAAGCTCAATCACGCCTTTGGCGAGAGCACCGCATTATCCATCGGCTTCGATGCCGCCGATTCCGAGTGGCTGCTGACGTTGCCGCCATACCTGCAGATCGAGCCAGCCAGCATGCACAAGCTTCTCGACCAGGCCGGCTCGCACGACCTGCTCTCCGCCCGCCGCTGGCCGATCCGTGGCCACCTGCTCAACCGGATAAGCAACAAGCTGTTCAATCGCGCCGTTCTTGCCATGACCGGGCTGCCGTTTCGAGACCTGGGCTGCGGCGTCAGGCTGCTACGAAAAACTGTTTCAACAGAGGTTCCCGTTTACGGCGCGCTGCACAGGTTCCTGCCTATCACTGCCAGCCAGCGTGGATTTAGCTGTGTCGAAGTCAGCCTGCCGCAGGCACAGCAGGATAAAGAGCTGCGGGTGCACGGTCCGTCGACCTATATCAAGCGGCTGATCGACCTGCTGACCGTATTTTTCCTGGTCAAGTTCACCAAGCGACCGTTGCGTTTCTTCGGTATGGCCGGATCGGTTTCAATCGCTGCCGGTGTCGCGGTACTGGCATTGACAATATTCCAGCGGCTGGTGATGTCCATGGCCCTGGCGGACCGACCGCTCATGCTGCTCGGCCTGGTGCTGGCCGTTTTGGGTGTACAGCTCTTTGCTGTAGGACTGGTGGGCGAACTGGTAATCTTCATGCATGCACGCGAACTCAAGGAATACACCGTGCTCAAGACGCTTAACCTTGAGCAGGCCACGGATGACGAAGACCGGCCGGGCCGACAGGCTGGTTGA
- a CDS encoding VPLPA-CTERM sorting domain-containing protein, with the protein MKRFILAVTGLVAILLSHGAAATPATLLSETFDGVTSGYSGSDPRRFGIPDISNFGADNDWFGARFEAPDNGTPAHDVGVQQYGGSSNGSPVGIAEDDGGLLISFDASMYTDITLTFDWRTFSAGSYDRLVVGYFVGDLAAGHPIGFVNGQIDLRPTSHGGPADGVWNWEGGGWTELLRAGPNNNFSTATFDLAAAAGESEVWLAFWLDGGEGDFAKIDNIRVTGETAVIPVPAAVWLMASGLLGLGALRRRS; encoded by the coding sequence ATGAAGAGATTTATCCTGGCCGTTACCGGGCTGGTGGCAATTTTACTCAGTCACGGTGCCGCAGCTACTCCGGCAACACTCCTGTCTGAAACTTTCGACGGCGTTACCAGCGGTTACTCCGGTTCGGATCCACGCCGTTTCGGTATACCCGACATCAGCAATTTTGGTGCTGACAACGACTGGTTTGGTGCCAGGTTCGAGGCGCCGGACAATGGTACGCCGGCTCACGACGTCGGCGTACAGCAGTACGGCGGCAGTAGTAATGGTTCACCGGTGGGTATTGCCGAGGACGATGGCGGCCTGCTGATCAGCTTTGATGCCAGCATGTACACTGACATTACGCTGACATTTGACTGGCGTACTTTTTCCGCCGGTTCGTACGACCGGCTCGTTGTCGGTTACTTCGTCGGTGATCTTGCGGCAGGGCATCCAATCGGTTTTGTAAATGGCCAGATCGACCTGCGTCCGACCAGCCATGGCGGTCCGGCTGACGGCGTCTGGAACTGGGAAGGCGGCGGCTGGACCGAACTGCTGCGTGCCGGGCCAAACAACAACTTTTCCACCGCGACGTTTGACCTGGCAGCCGCTGCTGGTGAATCGGAAGTCTGGCTGGCGTTCTGGCTGGATGGCGGCGAGGGCGACTTTGCCAAGATCGACAATATTCGCGTCACTGGCGAAACAGCGGTTATCCCGGTGCCAGCCGCAGTGTGGCTGATGGCATCCGGCCTGCTGGGCCTGGGTGCGTTGCGTCGCCGCAGCTGA
- a CDS encoding DUF502 domain-containing protein, whose product MRRQPHIRRYLISGVLTLIPLWVTWVVVSIVFRQLSRVGLPWVRVVAGRIDEDAPLLAQLLLQPWFQSVLAVVLTLFSIYLLGLLVSQVVGRRLVTMFESIVARVPGIQTIYGSVKKLIAALQRKPDGVQRVVLIEFPSPQMRAVGFVTRTFTDPESRIELAAVYVPTTPNPTNGFVEIVPVEKLIPTPWTMDEAMNFIVSGGTAGPDTVLFNRPAV is encoded by the coding sequence ATGCGCCGACAACCGCATATCCGCCGCTATCTCATCAGCGGCGTTCTGACACTGATACCGCTGTGGGTCACCTGGGTGGTTGTCAGTATTGTGTTCCGCCAGCTGTCCCGCGTTGGTCTGCCATGGGTACGTGTGGTGGCCGGGCGTATCGACGAGGATGCACCGCTGCTGGCGCAGCTGTTGTTGCAGCCGTGGTTCCAGAGCGTGCTCGCTGTCGTCCTGACGCTGTTTTCGATTTACCTGCTCGGCCTGCTGGTCAGCCAGGTCGTCGGACGGCGCCTGGTGACGATGTTTGAATCCATCGTCGCCCGGGTGCCCGGTATTCAGACCATCTATGGGTCGGTCAAAAAGCTGATCGCGGCGCTGCAGCGCAAGCCGGACGGCGTGCAGCGCGTAGTGCTGATCGAATTTCCTTCGCCACAAATGCGAGCCGTCGGCTTTGTAACCCGAACCTTCACCGACCCGGAGAGCCGCATCGAGCTGGCTGCCGTTTATGTGCCAACAACGCCGAACCCGACCAATGGTTTTGTTGAAATAGTGCCGGTTGAGAAACTGATACCGACACCCTGGACGATGGACGAGGCGATGAACTTTATAGTGTCTGGTGGTACAGCCGGCCCGGACACTGTCCTGTTTAACCGACCGGCCGTCTGA
- a CDS encoding CRTAC1 family protein: MAAPLVFSEQTAGAGLSFVHDQPLGHRAGPMAGGGAIGDFNSDGYPDLYVIGGGATPDRLYINNGDGTFSDQAARWGIARPHRGVGATVGDYDNDGDDDLFVSSFGPSDEQPGPGHHLLYRNDGNGFVDVAVAAGVAMTTENFEDGYGAAFGDYDLDGDLDLFVGAWHSRPVLGARLFRNEGNGSFTNVTSTSGVFQDSTHAFGAVWADMDGDRFPELLVAGDFGTNRYYRNNRDGTFTELDPGSGLPATQWSIGNAHNGMGTAVADFNRDGLPDWFITAIWPTYAFESEFWGNGLYINHGDHIYSEMSAAVGVNDGGWGWGTSAVDFDNDGWTDLAMTNGWRIYDPVTGANFVNERSYLWRSSHGAHFAEIGESAGLAHTGEGRAMLHFDYDRDGDMDLVILSNEEPLRLYRNDIISAPHAPADANWLQLRFDTHRNPRLAPQGIGAVVTVKARRDTQVQQVTTGGTYLGQSEQVLHFGLGRARRVNRITVHWADGSTTRLRGIRANHRVTVTARCRHDPSVRPRPGDCRR; the protein is encoded by the coding sequence TTGGCTGCACCGCTCGTTTTCAGCGAGCAAACCGCCGGCGCGGGGCTGAGCTTTGTGCACGATCAGCCGCTGGGGCACCGCGCTGGCCCAATGGCCGGTGGCGGGGCAATCGGCGATTTCAATAGCGACGGCTATCCGGACCTTTACGTGATTGGCGGCGGCGCAACCCCCGATCGGCTATACATCAATAACGGCGATGGGACTTTCAGCGATCAGGCAGCGCGCTGGGGGATTGCCCGCCCGCATCGCGGTGTAGGGGCGACGGTTGGCGATTACGACAACGATGGGGATGACGATCTGTTCGTCTCCAGTTTTGGACCAAGCGACGAGCAGCCCGGGCCCGGTCATCACCTGTTATACCGCAACGATGGCAATGGCTTTGTCGATGTCGCTGTCGCGGCCGGTGTGGCCATGACAACTGAAAATTTCGAAGACGGCTACGGTGCGGCATTCGGCGATTACGATCTCGATGGCGATTTGGACCTGTTTGTGGGGGCTTGGCACAGCCGTCCGGTGCTGGGGGCCAGGCTTTTTCGTAACGAGGGTAACGGCAGCTTCACTAACGTGACGAGCACCTCCGGCGTGTTCCAGGACAGCACCCACGCCTTTGGCGCGGTGTGGGCAGACATGGACGGGGATCGTTTTCCTGAATTGCTGGTGGCCGGCGATTTCGGCACTAACCGTTATTACCGCAACAACCGCGACGGTACTTTTACTGAACTGGACCCGGGTAGCGGGCTGCCCGCAACGCAGTGGAGTATCGGTAATGCGCACAATGGCATGGGTACTGCTGTTGCCGACTTCAATCGTGATGGTCTGCCGGACTGGTTTATCACCGCAATCTGGCCGACCTATGCTTTCGAAAGTGAATTCTGGGGCAACGGGCTGTATATCAACCACGGTGACCATATCTACAGCGAGATGTCTGCGGCAGTCGGCGTCAACGACGGTGGCTGGGGCTGGGGGACCAGCGCTGTGGACTTCGATAACGACGGCTGGACCGACCTGGCGATGACGAACGGCTGGCGAATCTACGATCCGGTTACTGGCGCAAACTTTGTGAACGAACGCAGCTACCTGTGGCGCAGCTCGCATGGAGCGCATTTCGCGGAGATTGGTGAGAGCGCGGGCCTGGCGCATACCGGCGAAGGCCGCGCAATGCTGCATTTCGACTACGATCGCGATGGCGATATGGACCTGGTCATTTTGTCTAACGAAGAGCCGCTGCGGCTGTATCGCAACGACATAATTTCGGCGCCGCACGCGCCGGCAGACGCGAACTGGTTGCAGCTGCGCTTCGACACGCACAGGAATCCACGACTGGCGCCACAGGGCATTGGTGCGGTGGTAACGGTAAAGGCCCGTCGTGATACCCAGGTGCAGCAGGTCACCACGGGTGGAACCTACCTGGGCCAGAGTGAGCAGGTGCTGCATTTCGGGCTTGGCAGGGCACGCCGGGTGAACCGGATTACGGTGCACTGGGCAGACGGCAGCACCACGCGACTGCGTGGCATCCGCGCTAATCACCGTGTCACGGTAACTGCACGTTGCAGGCATGATCCGTCAGTGCGGCCGCGGCCGGGCGATTGCCGCCGCTAG
- a CDS encoding glycosyltransferase family 2 protein → MANTTTPFLSVIAPLYNEELNVGRLHEAIVAALDHSRFAGHYELVFVDDGSTDATYARLEELAAIDPQVKVVRFRRNYGQTPAMAAGIDHASGKILVTMDGDLQNDPRDIEKLVSCVETDADIAVGWRFDRQDKLITRKVPSRIANWIIGKVTGVPIKDNGCSLKAYRSSVIKKVPLYSDMHRFIPALSSITGARITECKVRHNAREFGESKYGLSRVYKVIFDLLSIKMITAFAFQPLLWFSLLALPFVLLVLASLAWVTAIWSSGAGASIVLPSGVLIVSLSAAVFLVVCGVISELITRSSGRRPGDMAILTALDSAAEK, encoded by the coding sequence GCAGCCCTCGATCACTCGCGTTTTGCCGGGCACTACGAGCTGGTGTTTGTCGATGATGGCAGCACCGACGCGACTTACGCGCGGCTCGAAGAACTGGCCGCGATCGATCCGCAGGTAAAGGTCGTCCGGTTTCGTCGTAACTACGGCCAGACACCGGCCATGGCGGCCGGCATTGATCACGCCTCTGGCAAAATACTGGTTACGATGGATGGTGATCTCCAGAACGACCCGCGTGACATCGAAAAGCTCGTAAGCTGTGTCGAAACCGATGCCGATATTGCCGTTGGCTGGCGCTTTGACCGCCAGGACAAACTCATTACCCGCAAGGTGCCGTCACGGATTGCCAACTGGATCATCGGCAAAGTCACGGGTGTTCCAATCAAGGACAATGGCTGCTCGCTGAAAGCCTATCGCAGCTCCGTCATCAAAAAAGTGCCGCTGTACAGCGACATGCACCGCTTCATACCCGCCCTCAGCTCGATAACCGGCGCCCGGATCACCGAGTGCAAAGTCCGTCACAACGCCCGGGAGTTTGGCGAGTCCAAATACGGCCTGTCACGAGTCTACAAAGTCATCTTTGACCTGCTGTCGATAAAAATGATCACCGCGTTTGCCTTCCAGCCTTTGCTCTGGTTCAGCCTGCTTGCGCTGCCATTCGTGCTGCTTGTGCTCGCATCTCTGGCGTGGGTCACCGCAATCTGGTCCTCAGGCGCGGGCGCCTCTATTGTCCTGCCCAGTGGCGTACTGATTGTCTCCCTGAGCGCCGCGGTTTTCCTGGTGGTCTGCGGGGTGATCAGCGAACTGATTACCAGGTCATCGGGCAGGCGCCCCGGTGATATGGCAATACTGACGGCACTTGATTCGGCAGCGGAGAAATAG